ACATCTTTTACGAACAACGACGGATGATTTATATTTAGTGCACGACCAAAAAGTTGAGCCTTTTATTGGCGATCTCGATGATTATCATAAATGGCTATCAGAGCAACAACGCATCGAAAAACAATCAAATGAAACAGTAAGTGATAAAGAAAGCTCAGTAAATATCAACCGTAGAGAACAAAAAAGGTTAGATGCAGAGTTTAGAAAGAAATTAACGCCTTTTAAAAAACAGTTGAATGAAGCTGAAAAATTAATGGAGACATACTCACTACAGCTGCAAACAATAGAAGAGCAGCTATCCGATGCGGGTTTATATGAACAGTCAGAGAAAGCTCGATTAACCGAGTTGTTAAAATCACAAGCTGAAGTAAAACAAGCATTAGAAGAAGCTGAAATGCAATGGATGGAAGCGCAAGAGACAATTGAATTAATGCAAGTAGAGTTTTCTGTATAGATTAACTGCTTGAGTTTTAAATAATATTATTCATAATCACAAAGTGGATTAACGCATAATTGTAAGGAAATAAGAATGAGCTTTAAAACAAATGAATACTTTGATGGCAATGTGGCATCAATTGCTTTCCAAACTGAAACGCTGCCAGCAACGGTAGGGGTTATGGAAATAGGCGAATATACTTTTAACACTGGGGCTAAGGAGTATATGACTGTTGTAAGTGGAAGTTTGACAATTAAACTTGCAGGTAGTGATGATTGGGTTACTTATAATGCAGGTGAAACATTCCCGGTTGAAGCAAATTCTAGTTTTGATGTACAAGTAACGGTGCAAACTGCTTATTTATGTCTTTATGAAAAATAAATAAAAGTAGTAAATGTAATTAAATCAGGAGCGAAAGCTCCTTTTTTGTGCCCAATAGATATTGAAAATAGAGGTTGGTCATTTGGTTTACAGCTAAAAAAACAGCATATTGGTTGGTAATTCTACAAACGATTGCTTGTTTGGAATAATCTGTCAATAAATGCTTGCCAATGTGATCTGAATCCCTATAATGCGCATCCACAGACACGGGGCGTAACGCAAGTTAGCAACCAGTTTGAGAATAAAACAAACGCATTTATCGCTTCGTAAGAAATGTAAAATAAGACGTTGACATTGTTCGAAAGGCGCGTAATATACGCACCTCGCCGCAAGGCGCGCTCTTTAACAATTTAATCAAACAATCTGTGTGGGCACTTATTGTTGATGTGATTTCAAATAATCAAAAAGTAACGCTTCTGCTTGCAGAAAGTTACACCTAACTTGTTTAGGTAACATCAATAGAAGTGACACACGAATTAATTCATTTACATTGAAAGATTTATCTTTCAATGATTAACAGGCCAAATATTTATATTTGGTGATTAATTCAGAATAACAAGTACTTCGGTACTTAGTTTTAGTCAGTAATATTGAGCTTGGTTAAATTCTACTTCGTAGAAAATAACCTAATTAAACTTTAAATTGAAGAGTTTGATCATGGCTCAGATTGAACGCTGGCGGCAGGCTTAACACATGCAAGTCGAACGGTAACAGAGAATAGCTTGCTATTTTGCTGACGAGTGGCGGACGGGTGAGTAATGCTTGGGAATTTACCTTGTTGTGGGGGACAACAGTTGGAAACGACTGCTAATACCGCATAATGTCTTTTGACCAAAGGTGGCCTCTATTTATAAGCTATCGCGACAAGATGAGCCCAAGTGGGATTAGCTAGTTGGTAGGGTAAAGGCCTACCAAGGCGACGATCCCTAGCTGGTCTTAGAGGATGACCAGCCACACTGGAACTGAGACACGGTCCAGACTCCTACGGGAGGCAGCAGTGGGGAATATTGCACAATGGGGGAAACCCTGATGCAGCCATGCCGCGTGTGTGAAGAAGGCTTTCGGGTTGTAAAGCACTTTCAGCGAGGAGGAAAGGGTGCAGGTTAATACCCTGTATCTGTGACGTTACTCGCAGAAGAAGCACCGGCTAACTCCGTGCCAGCAGCCGCGGTAATACGGAGGGTGCGAGCGTTAATCGGAATTACTGGGCGTAAAGCGCGCGTAGGTGGTTAATTAAGTCAGATGTGAAAGCCCAGGGCTCAACCTTGGAACTGCATTTGAAACTGGTTAACTAGAGTTTTGTAGAGGGTGGTAGAATTTCAGGTGTAGCGGTGAAATGCGTAGAGATCTGAAGGAATACCAGTGGCGAAGGCGGCCACCTGGACAGAGACTGACACTGAGGCGCGAAGGCGTGGGGAGCAAACGGGATTAGATACCCCGGTAGTCCACGCAGTAAACGATGTCTATTAGAAGTTTGTGGCTATATGCCGTGGGTTTCAAAGCTAACGCATTAAATAGACCGCCTGGGGAGTACGGCCGCAAGGTTAAAACTCAAATGAATTGACGGGGGCCCGCACAAGCGGTGGAGCATGTGGTTTAATTCGATGCAACGCGAAGAACCTTACCATCCCTTGACATCCAGAGAATCACCAAGAGATTGATGAGTGCCTTCGGGAACTCTGAGACAGGTGCTGCATGGCTGTCGTCAGCTCGTGTTGTGAAATGTTGGGTTAAGTCCCGCAACGAGCGCAACCCCTATCCTTATTTGCCAGCGGGTCAAGCCGGGAACTCTAGGGAGACTGCCGGTGATAAACCGGAGGAAGGTGGGGACGACGTCAAGTCATCATGGCCCTTACGGGATGGGCTACACACGTGCTACAATGGCAAATACAAAGGGTTGCTAACCTGCGAGGGTATGCGAATCTCATAAAGTTTGTCGTAGTCCGGATCGGAGTCTGCAACTCGACTCCGTGAAGTTGGAATCGCTAGTAATCGTGGATCAGAATGCCACGGTGAATACGTTCCCGGGCCTTGTACACACCGCCCGTCACACCATGGGAGTGGGCTGCACCAGAAGTCATTAGCTTAACCTTCGGGATGGCGATGACCACGGTGTGGTTCATGACTGGGGTGAAGTCGTAACAAGGTAGCCCTAGGGGAACCTGGGGCTGGATCACCTCCTTACGTAAAGAAATTCACAATAATGAGTGCTCACACAGATTGTTTGATTAGACTGAAGAAGTGCAGAAGTTCTATGTCCCCATCGTCTAGAGGCCTAGGACACCGCCCTTTCACGGCGGTAACAGGGGTTCAAATCCCCTTGGGGATACCACTACGATAAAAAAGATATTCAATCTTTTTAACCATCCATTGGTAGGAACTGAGTTTACGTTTTAAGTGAAAGTCACTTTATAAACATTAAGTTTTAATGCTTATAAAGTGTTTTTTAACACTGCTCTTTAACAATTAGGAAAGCTGATAAAGTTCTGTTTGAACGTATGGATATAGATATCAATATGTTTAAACGAAACGAAATTGTTCTCAATGATTAATTTATTAATCATTGTAATCAAGCAAAAATAAAAGTTCATTTTTCACGTAGTGAAATGTGAACAGTACGTATCTACTCAATCTTATGATTGATAGGTGCACGAAAAACGAATGTTGTTTTTTGTATTGTAAAATATGAGAAATCGCAAGCGTCTTGGAAACGACATACAAAACAAAAATCAGTATTAAGTAGTGATGCCAAATGGTGTTGCCCACTCAGACATTGACAAAAAGACGTCAATCTCTTGTTGGGAACAATACCTAAAACGCGTCACTGCGTGACACTTTTTAGGTGTTGTATGGTTAAGTGAATAAGCGTGCACGGTGGATGCCTAGGCAATTAGAGGCGATGAAGGACGTGGTAATCTGCGATAAGTCCAGGGGAGTTGATAACAAGCGTTATATCCTGGAATTTCCGAATGGGGCAACCCGGCACTTAGTGTCATCGTTAAGTGAATACATAGCTTAACGAAGCGAACGAGGGGAACTGAAACATCTAAGTACCCTTAGGAAAAGAAATCAACCGAGATTCCGAAAGTAGCGGCGAGCGAAATTGGAACAGCCCTTAAGCTGTTTAGAAGTTAGTAGAATGGTCTGGAAAGTCCGACGATACAGGGTGATAGTCCCGTATATGACAACTTCTTTACAGTGAAAACGAGTAAGACGGGACACGAGAAATCCTGTTTGAATATGGGGGGACCATCCTCCAAGGCTAAATACTCCTAATTGACCGATAGTGAACCAGTACCGTGAGGGAAAGGCGAAAAGAACCCCTGTGAGGGGAGTGAAATAGAACCTGAAACCGTGTACGTACAAGCAGTAGGAGCCGACTTAGTTCGGTGACTGCGTACCTTTTGTATAATGGGTCAACGACTTAATTTCAGTAGCAAGGTTAACCGTATAGGGGAGCCGTAGGGAAACCGAGTCTTAACTGGGCGAATAGTTGCTGGGATTAGACCCGAAACTTGGTGATCTAGCCATGAGCAGGTTGAAGGTTGAGTAACATCAACTGGAGGACCGAACCCACTAATGTTGAAAAATTAGGGGATGACTTGTGGCTGGGGGTGAAAGGCCAATCAAACCAAGAGATAGCTGGTTCTCCTCGAAAGCTATTTAGGTAGCGCCTCGTGTATCACTGTTGGGGGTAGAGCACTGTTTGGGCTAGGGGGTCATCCCGACTTACCAACCCCATGCAAACTCCGAATACCAACAAGTGCAATCACGGGAGACACACGGCGGGTGCTAACGTCCGTCGTGGAAAGGGAAACAACCCAGACCGCCAGCTAAGGTCCCAAAGTATATGTTAAGTGGGAAACGATGTGGGAAGGCTTAGACAGCTAGGAAGTTGGCTTAGAAGCAGCCATCTTTTAAAGAAAGCGTAATAGCTCACTAGTCGAGTCGGCCTGCGCGGAAGATTTAACGGGGCTAAACATATCACCGAAGCTGCGGATGCTTATTTATAGGCATGGTAGAGGAGCGTTCTGTAAGCCGTCGAAGGGAAAGCTGTAAGGCATCCTGGAGGTATCAGAAGTGCGAATGTTGACATGAGTAACGATAAGGGGGGTGAAAAACCTCCCCGCCGGAAGACCAAGGGTTCCTGTCCAACGTTAATCGGGGCAGGGTGAGTCGACCCCTAAGGCGAGGCCGAAAGGCGTAGTCGATGGGAAACGGGTTAATATTCCCGTACCCTTATATTTTGCGATGGGAGGACGGAGAAGGCTAGGTGGGCCTGGCGATGGTTGTCCAGGTTCAAGTATGTAGGTGGAAGACTTAGGTAAATCCGGGTTTTCTTAACACTGAGATACGATGTCGAGTCACTAAGGTGATGAAGTCATTGATGCCATGCTTCCAGGAAAAGTCTCTAAGCTTCAGAAATATAAGGATCGTACCCCAAACCGACACAGGTGGTCAGGTAGAGAATACCAAGGCGCTTGAGAGAACTCGGGTGAAGGAACTAGGCAAAATGGTACCGTAACTTCGGGAGAAGGTACGCCGCTGACGGTGAAGTCCCTTGCGGATGGAGCTATTGGCGGCCGAAGATACCAGATGGCTGCAACTGTTTATTAAAAACACAGCACTGTGCTAAATCGCAAGATGACGTATACGGTGTGACGCCTGCCCGGTGCCGGAAGGTTAATTGATGGGGTTAGACTTAGGTCGAAGCTCTTGATCGAAGCCCCGGTAAACGGCGGCCGTAACTATAACGGTCCTAAGGTAGCGAAATTCCTTGTCGGGTAAGTTCCGACCTGCACGAATGGCGTAATGATGGCCATGCTGTCTCCACCCGAGACTCAGTGAAGTTGAAATCGCTGTGAAGATGCAGTGTACCCGCGGCTAGACGGAAAGACCCCGTGAACCTTTACTACAGCTTAGCAGTGAACTTAGAGCCTACATGTGTAGGATAGGTGGGAGGCTATGAAGCGTTGTCGCCAGATGACGTGGAGCCAACCTTGAAATACCACCCTTGTATGTTTTGAGTTCTAACCATGGCCCCTGAATCGGGGTTTGGGACATTGTTTGGTGGGTAGTTTGACTGGGGCGGTCTCCTCCCAAAGAGTAACGGAGGAGTACGAAGGTTGGCTAATCACGGTCGGACATCGTGAGGTTAGTACAATGGTATAAGCCAGCTTAACTGCGAGACAGACACGTCGAGCAGGTACGAAAGTAGGTCATAGTGATCCGGTGGTTCTGAATGGAAGGGCCATCGCTCAACGGATAAAAGGTACTCCGGGGATAACAGGCTGATACCGCCCAAGAGTTCATATCGACGGCGGTGTTTGGCACCTCGATGTCGGCTCATCACATCCTGGGGCTGAAGTCGGTCCCAAGGGTATGGCTGTTCGCCATTTAAAGTGGTACGCGAGCTGGGTTTAGAACGTCGTGAGACAGTTCGGTCCCTATCTGCCGTGGGCGTTTGAGAATTGAGAGGAGCTGCTCCTAGTACGAGAGGACCGGAGTGGACGAACCGCTGGTGTTTGGGTTGTCATGCCAATGGCATTGCCCAGTAGCTACGTTCGGAATCGATAACCGCTGAAAGCATCTAAGCGGGAAGCGAGCCTCAAGATGAGTTCTCACTGGGACTTTAAGTCCCCTGAAGGGCCGTTGGAGACTACAACGTTGATAGGCAAGGTGTGTAAGTGCGGTAACGTATTGAGCTAACTTGTACTAATTACCCGTGAGGCTTAACCATACAACACCTAAGACGTGTTGATGTAACCAAGAAAAAGTACGTTTGCGACAACATATTTTACAACTTGCAAGATTAAAGAATAATAGACAGCTTTTCTAATTAACTTTTTAGCTTGGCGAACATAGCGCTGTGGTCCCACCTGATCCCATTCCGAACTCAGAAGTGAAACGCAGCTGCGCCGATGGTAGTGTGGGGTCTCCCCATGTGAGAGTAGGTCATCGCCAAGCGCCTAATAAACGAAAAATCCCTGTTGACGATGTCAGCAGGGATTTTTTCTTTTTAGGGTACTGACGAGGATGACCTGCTCGAGAGTAGGGCGAGTATCGCGATAGCGATGTGTCACGAGCTTCGGTGCTCTGCGACGACTTTCCATTGCTAGACACCTATTTAGAAGAAGCCCTGATAGAAATATCAGGGCTTTTTTGCTTTTTAGAGATGATAAAAGTGGCCCATCAACGTCAAGTAATACCAACTCCGGTAAGTATGTGATCTAAATTTTGCGTAGGAAAATCAGCTTAATTTAAGGCGTAATTTGACGTAAATGGTTATTCCCTTTGCGAAAATTACAACGCAGCAGTAAGTTGTTTTAACCAGTAAAATAGATCAGCTATTTATCGGAATTGGTATAAGGTTGCGTTAGTCCACTGGACTAACGGACCTTGCTCTCCTTCCCATTCCGAACTCAGAAGTGAAACGCAGCTGCGCTGATGGTACTTAGTTGCATCTTGTTTCCTTGACCCCCCCCCCCTAACTAGATTTCAAAATTACAGGGATTGGTATATGCCCTGCCCACAAAAATTTAGTGTTATCGGAGTAAAGCTTTTTTGTTTGTTTTTTAGACCTTTCTCATAGAACAACAGTAAGATACTCTTATTTCTATGAGCTATTCTCCATAGCAGTGATAATTTATAGTTCTTTTTTACGTGTTACTCTGTTGTTTTGCTAGGCTAATGAAAATAGCGATTGGCGATAAAAAATCAGATGATTGATTTCCGATGGTGCATTTTATTGCAGACTTAAAGTTTTACCTCACCAGTTTATTCTTAACTATAAGGTTTTCACATGGTTCCTTTTAATGCCTTACATTGCATTTCTTCAGCTTTTATCGAACGGCCAATGCCTCAGCTCTGGTCATATATATCAGCGCTTTATATGATTGACGAGTCCGCTTGGATGTCTGAACTTTTATCTGTTGTCACAGAAGATCCATTTAAAAATGCACAAACTAAATTAGTGGCAAAAGATATTATTTCTCGCGTAAGAGCGGATAAAAAAGCAATACATATGATTGATGCAGTGTTACTTGAATATAGCTTAGATACTCAAGAGGGTATTCAATTAATGTGCCTTGCTGAAGCACTTATGCGTATTCCTGATTCAGCCACTGCCGATGAGTTGATTAGAGATAAACTAGGTTCAGCCGATTGGCAATCACATTTAAAGCACTCAGACTCTATTTTTGTTAATGCATCCACCTGGGGATTGTTAATAACGGGGAAAATTTCTCGTATTGACGTGACACACGACGGAGATGTCGGACATGTTATTAACCGTTTGATACATAAAATGTCTGAGCCTGTAATACGTCAAGCTATTTATCAAGCGATGAAAATAATGGGACAACAATTTGTACTAGGTAGAAACATAGAGGAGGCGCAAAAAAAGAGCGAGTATTTCACGAACCAAGGTTTTAGTTACTCCTACGATATGTTAGGTGAATCTGCATTAACGCGGAGTGATGCTCGCCATTACTTTGATTCATACATGTCAGCTATCGAATCCATTGGGCAAAATCAACTTAACCTTGCCAATAAATGTAATGCAGCAACAGTTTCCATTAAATTATCTGCTTTACATCCCCGTTATGAATTTACTAATAAGGATAATATATTAAAAGAGCTATTTGATACGGTTCTATTGCTGGTTAAACATGCTAGGTCAGTTGGTGTTGCAGTAACCATCGATGCTGAAGAAGCTGACCGTCTAGAGTTGTCATTACTTCTATTTGAACAATTATATCGGCATCCACTATGTCGCGGCTGGGGAAAATTAGGTGTCGTTATTCAAGCTTATAGTAAACGTGCCTTAGCAGTTTTGGCTTGGCTGGCTGCACTGGCCAAGCAGCAGGGTGATTGTATCCCTGTGCGCTTGGTAAAGGGGGCATATTGGGATAGTGAGATAAAGTTATCACAGCAGCATGGTTATGATGCATACCCTGTTTATACACGCAAAGAAGGCACGGATGTTTCTTATTTAGCATGTGCTAGATTTTTGTTAAGTGACCATATCAAAGGTCTTATTTACCCTCAGTTTGCGACTCATAATGCGCATACGGTTGCTGCAATTTCATTGATCGCAAAGCATAAAAAATTTGAGTTTCAGCGTTTGCATGGGATGGGGGAAGCTTTATATAAACAAGTTGTTTTTTTGCTCAATATTCCTGTCCGTATTTATGCGCCAGTCGGTAGCCATAAAGATTTATTACCCTATTTGGTTAGGCGTTTATTAGAAAATGGTGCTAATAGCTCTTTTGTGCATCGACTTGTTGATGCTAACTGCCCTATTGATGAATTAACAAAACATCCTGCCGATATATTAATGCAACGGCCAACATTACATAATGGCTTAATTGCATTGCCTCCCAATATTTTCTCTGATCGTAAAAATTCGCACTCTATTAATATTCATATTAATGATCAGGCCCGTTCTTTACAGTGTTGTGTTGACGTTTTTATAGACTCTTATTGGCATTCTGGTGCGATTGTCGATGGTCGTAAGTATTACCCATGTGATGATCAGTTACAGGATCACCATACTATTTATGCTCCCTATGACCGTAATGTTGAGGTTGGCAGAGTACAGTTTGCGAATCCTTGCATTGTTGAAAAAGCGCTGCATAGCGCTTATCAATATCGTTATCAATGGCAACAAAAAACGGTTGTAGAGCGGGCAAACTGCCTATTGGTATTGGCTGATCTACTAGAAATACACATGCCAGAATTGATCGCTTTGTGTCATAAAGAAGCGGGTAAAACGATACAAGATAGTATTGATGAGGTACGCGAAGCAGTTGATTTTTGTCGTTACTATGCCAAACAAGCGATACACCACTTTGAGTCTATTGGCACGGTTATTGGTTATGATGGTATAAAAAGGCAAGTCAAAATGGAGGGAAAAGGGGTGTTTGTCTGTATCAGCCCCTGGAATTTTCCGCTTGCAATTTTTATTGGGCAAATTAGTGCCGCTTTAGTTGCGGGAAATACGGTTTTAGCTAAACCTGCTGAGCAAACGTCACTAATCGCTGCGCGTGCCGTAGAGCTTATACTTGCCGCAGGGGTTCCTGAAAAAGCAATTCATTTATTACCCGGAGTTGGTAGTGAGGTTGGATCTATTCTAACGAGCGATTTGAGAGTATCTGGTGTGGTTTTTACAGGTTCAACGATAACCGCACAAGCAATAAATCGCGCTTTAGCCGCGCGTGGTAGTGCTGAGTTTACTTTTATTGCTGAAACAGGGGGGCAAAATGCGATGATAGTGGACAGTACAGCTTTACCTGAACAAGTGGTAAGAGATGTTATTCGCTCGGCCTTTGCTTCTGCCGGGCAGCGCTGCTCTGCATTACGTGTTCTATTCATTCAGGAAGAGATAGCTGAGCGTGTTATCACCTTGATTAAAGGTTCAATGCAAGAGTTAAAGGTTGGTTTACCTTATTTACATAGCACTGATATCGGTCCTGTTATTGATAGCAGGGCGAAAGCTAAATTACTTTCGCATATTGCAAGTCTTTGTAATGATAATCATAAATTAATCGCTACCGGGATATTAGATGACAGTTGCTTAGATGGGAATTTTGTTGCTCCAACGGCTATCGAAATTGATAATTTAGGACAATTACAAGCTGAAAATTTTGGGCCCGTCTTACATGTTATTCGTTTTAACTCAGCGCAGCTAGATAAGGTAATCGATCAAATAAATGGTACAGGTTTTGGCTTGACTATTGGCATACACAGTCGCAATGAAAAACGTTATTTGTCGATTGCCAAACGAGCTAGAGTCGGTAATTGTTATATTAATCGCGATCAAGTTGGCGCTGCGGTTGGTGTACAACCTTTTGGTGGGCAAGGGCTTTCTGGTACGGGGCCTAAAGCTGGCGGACCCCGTTACTTGTATCGTTTTGTTGATCAAGTTGACAATAATCGTTCTGCCGAAGATGGTCTTTCATAGGAAATAAGTGATGTTAAGTAATACCCAACTAGCTTTGCGTAAGGCATTAAATATTTACCCATCTTGGAGTGCATTAAGCGTAACAATAAGAGCGCAATGCTTACAACGTTGGGCTGAACTATTACCGAAACAACTTACTGTTGAATGTGTCGATTCATTAGTTATAAAAATGATTGAATATCAATCGAGTAGAGCGATTGAACTGATTTCTCAGGCGCAAATAATGACCGGCCCCACGGGAGAAATTAATGAGTTATCTACCGCTGGTCGGGGGGTATTTCTTATTGCTGCTGAGCGTGAAGTTCCTCTGACAGCCATTGTGGGGTTTATAAGTTGTGCACTGGTGGCAGGTAATACAATATTGCTCTCTTTAGCAGAGCGGGAGTCACTGGCGGACCGTTTATGTAGTAGTTTAATGGCTGCTGGGCTAAGTGAATCTATTGTAACGACAGTTAACTATAGGGAAGTTGATAGCGTAATAAACAAAAGTACAATTGCCGGCGTTGTATTCATGGGGGATCAGTCTAAGGCGGTTAATATTAAAAAAGATTTAGCCTGTCGTGAAGGGGCTATTGCCCCATTAATTGTAGAAACAGATTTACTGCGCTTAACAACGCTCTTGGACAGTTATCTATTATTGCGTTTTATTACTGAAAAAACACAGACAATCAACGTTACCGCTATAGGGGGAAATGCAACATTGATGGCATTGGGTTGTGGTGATTAATGGTTTGTTGGTTGATTTTTAATCACATATAGACGCTATTTTTTCAGTTTAATTCATCATTTAAAATTAATCGAGCGAACTGTAATGTGATATGCCAAAACAGCGCTATAGATACCAAGGGTTGGGACTTTTTGTTGTTTTTTTACGAAGTAATAACAGACTATAATCGCTCTATTTTTTAATCCTTACAAAGACTTATACTATGCTCTGTTTGAGAACTTGCCTTAATTTTGATACAGTATTCACAATGTTAAAAAATTAGCATTGACATTATGAATGTAAAATTAACTTGAAATTAGGATTAAGTGGCTAAAATGCATGATGCGATTACATGTTTTTTAAACTGTCATACAGTCATTTTCCTAAGTTAATTCAGTGATAAATTATACCTAAGGAGAGTGTATGAATTTAGTAAAGAAAGTTTCATTAGTTATTACTTCAATTGCCGTTATTGGATCGATTTCTGCCGCTAATGCAGACAAACTTGATGACGTTATCAATCGAGGCACTTTAAATTGTGGTGTTGTTCTTGACTTCCCGCCGATGGGTTATACCGATAAAGACAACAAACCCGCAGGTTTTGACGTTGACTACTGTAACGACTTAGCTAAAGCGATAGGCGTAAAATCAAACGTGATCAACCTGACTTGGGGAGATCGAATTCCTTCATTGATCTCTGCTAAAACAGATGTGGTGGTTGGTTCAACTTCAGATACATTAGAGCGTGCCAAATCAGTTGGATTTACTTACCCCTATTTTGTCTTTAAGTTTCAAGTATTATCGAAGAAAGGTGTGAAAATGATATCTTTTGATGATCTTAAGGATGTGAAAGTTGGTGCTGCATTAGGTACAACATACGAAAGCGAGTACTTTAAATATGCGGATTCGAAAGGATGGGGGCGTGATAATTACACCTCTTTTAAATCAGAAAATGATGCGTTTTTAGGGCTATA
This window of the Psychromonas sp. MME1 genome carries:
- a CDS encoding transporter substrate-binding domain-containing protein, whose protein sequence is MNLVKKVSLVITSIAVIGSISAANADKLDDVINRGTLNCGVVLDFPPMGYTDKDNKPAGFDVDYCNDLAKAIGVKSNVINLTWGDRIPSLISAKTDVVVGSTSDTLERAKSVGFTYPYFVFKFQVLSKKGVKMISFDDLKDVKVGAALGTTYESEYFKYADSKGWGRDNYTSFKSENDAFLGLYQGKVDALISTNTNIATKLTSGQFDDFVAGPYVPNYDDVVGLIAKRNELAWINYLNLFLVHQIRDGRLNDLHMKHFGTPVSPDMVQSLIDNK
- a CDS encoding pyrimidine/purine nucleoside phosphorylase is translated as MSFKTNEYFDGNVASIAFQTETLPATVGVMEIGEYTFNTGAKEYMTVVSGSLTIKLAGSDDWVTYNAGETFPVEANSSFDVQVTVQTAYLCLYEK
- the putA gene encoding bifunctional proline dehydrogenase/L-glutamate gamma-semialdehyde dehydrogenase PutA, producing the protein MVPFNALHCISSAFIERPMPQLWSYISALYMIDESAWMSELLSVVTEDPFKNAQTKLVAKDIISRVRADKKAIHMIDAVLLEYSLDTQEGIQLMCLAEALMRIPDSATADELIRDKLGSADWQSHLKHSDSIFVNASTWGLLITGKISRIDVTHDGDVGHVINRLIHKMSEPVIRQAIYQAMKIMGQQFVLGRNIEEAQKKSEYFTNQGFSYSYDMLGESALTRSDARHYFDSYMSAIESIGQNQLNLANKCNAATVSIKLSALHPRYEFTNKDNILKELFDTVLLLVKHARSVGVAVTIDAEEADRLELSLLLFEQLYRHPLCRGWGKLGVVIQAYSKRALAVLAWLAALAKQQGDCIPVRLVKGAYWDSEIKLSQQHGYDAYPVYTRKEGTDVSYLACARFLLSDHIKGLIYPQFATHNAHTVAAISLIAKHKKFEFQRLHGMGEALYKQVVFLLNIPVRIYAPVGSHKDLLPYLVRRLLENGANSSFVHRLVDANCPIDELTKHPADILMQRPTLHNGLIALPPNIFSDRKNSHSINIHINDQARSLQCCVDVFIDSYWHSGAIVDGRKYYPCDDQLQDHHTIYAPYDRNVEVGRVQFANPCIVEKALHSAYQYRYQWQQKTVVERANCLLVLADLLEIHMPELIALCHKEAGKTIQDSIDEVREAVDFCRYYAKQAIHHFESIGTVIGYDGIKRQVKMEGKGVFVCISPWNFPLAIFIGQISAALVAGNTVLAKPAEQTSLIAARAVELILAAGVPEKAIHLLPGVGSEVGSILTSDLRVSGVVFTGSTITAQAINRALAARGSAEFTFIAETGGQNAMIVDSTALPEQVVRDVIRSAFASAGQRCSALRVLFIQEEIAERVITLIKGSMQELKVGLPYLHSTDIGPVIDSRAKAKLLSHIASLCNDNHKLIATGILDDSCLDGNFVAPTAIEIDNLGQLQAENFGPVLHVIRFNSAQLDKVIDQINGTGFGLTIGIHSRNEKRYLSIAKRARVGNCYINRDQVGAAVGVQPFGGQGLSGTGPKAGGPRYLYRFVDQVDNNRSAEDGLS
- a CDS encoding aldehyde dehydrogenase family protein, yielding MLSNTQLALRKALNIYPSWSALSVTIRAQCLQRWAELLPKQLTVECVDSLVIKMIEYQSSRAIELISQAQIMTGPTGEINELSTAGRGVFLIAAEREVPLTAIVGFISCALVAGNTILLSLAERESLADRLCSSLMAAGLSESIVTTVNYREVDSVINKSTIAGVVFMGDQSKAVNIKKDLACREGAIAPLIVETDLLRLTTLLDSYLLLRFITEKTQTINVTAIGGNATLMALGCGD